In Lodderomyces elongisporus chromosome 1, complete sequence, a genomic segment contains:
- the ECM4 gene encoding S-glutathionyl-(chloro)hydroquinone reductase, with amino-acid sequence MSGKIDILNFSDKDGAYRRKPSSFRDFISAEPGARFPPEAGRYHLYVSYACPWAHRTLITRHLKGLTSIIGLSVVHWHMDDKGWRFPTEEELKSLHSKDDVSLGTPDHLYGFSRIRELYFKADPDYSGRFTVPVLWDKKEQTIVNNESSEIIRMLNTEFNSILPSEYAELNLVPKDLEKQIDEINGWVYDNINNGVYKTGFASKQEVYDKECKNVFKHLDKVEELLKQNHEKDKKNEFLLGNTLTEADIRLFTTIIRFDPVYVQHFKCNIGMIRSHYPYLHNWLRLLYWHIPGFQETTDFGHIKKHYTKSHTKINPYGITPLGPVPNILPLDA; translated from the exons ATGTCCGGT AAAATTGATATCTTGAACTTCAGTGACAAAGACGGTGCTTATAGAAGAAAACCATCAAGTTTTAGGGATTTTATTAGTGCCGAGCCAGGTGCACGTTTTCCTCCAGAGGCTGGCAGATACCACTTATACGTTTCGTATGCTTGTCCATGGGCTCACCGTACTTTGATCACTCGTCACCTTAAAGGATTGACCTCCATCATTGGATTATCAGTTGTCCATTGGCACATGGATGACAAAGGATGGAGATTCCCCACCGAGGAAGAGTTGAAATCATTGCACTCAAAAGATGACGTTTCGTTGGGCACTCCAGATCACTTGTATGGATTTTCTAGAATTAGAGAATTGTACTTTAAAGCAGACCCTGATTATAGTGGAAGGTTCACTGTTCCTGTCTTGTGGgataaaaaagagcaaacCATTGTCAATAATGAATCATCCGAAATCATTAGAATGTTAAACACTGAGTTTAACAGTATTTTACCAAGTGAGTACGCAGAGTTGAATTTGGTACCTAAGGATTTggagaaacaaattgatgaaattaATGGTTGGGTATACGACAACATTAACAATGGTGTGTACAAGACTGGGTTCGCTTCAAAGCAAGAAGTCTACGACAAGGAATGTAAAAATGTCTTTAAACATTTGGACAAGGTTGAAGAACTATTAAAGCAAAACCACGAGAAGGATAAGAAGAATGAGTTTTTATTGGGAAATACCTTGACTGAGGCTGATATCAGGTTattcaccaccatcatcaggTTTGATCCAGTTTACGTGCAACATTTCAAATGCAACATTGGTATGATTAGATCACACTATCCCTACCTCCACAATTGGTTGAGATTGTTGTATTGGCACATTCCGGGTTTCCAAGAGACTACTGATTTTGGCCATATTAAGAAGCACTACACAAAATCACATACTAAGATCAATCCATACGGAATCACACCTTTGGGACCAGTTCCTAACATTTTGCCATTAGATGCATGA
- the PRX1_1 gene encoding peroxiredoxin 1, whose translation MLSRTILRRSIVSAPRSIVSRSRPLQQFRFVSFSQEEQPRVRIGSTAPNFQVETTQGPIDFHKYIGDNWTILFSHPADYTPVCTTELGAFSNLKPEFDKRGVKLIGLSTEGVDSHNGWIKDIVEVETNGKEFSFPIIADGKKEVAYKYDMVTEEDFKNLGGENKMIATIRSVYIIDPSKKVRLIMTYPASTGRNTQEVLRVIDALQTSDKKGVATPVDWTVGKEVIIPPTVSDEDAKAKFGDFRKVKPYLRYTKVD comes from the coding sequence ATGCTTTCTAGAACTATTTTGAGAAGATCAATTGTCTCTGCTCCAAGGTCGATTGTCTCTAGATCAAGACCATTGCAGCAATTTAGATTCGTTTCCTTTTCTCAAGAGGAACAACCTCGTGTTCGTATTGGCTCGACTGCACCAAACTTCCAAGTCGAAACTACACAAGGGCCAATTGACTTCCATAAGTATATTGGTGACAATTGGACAATTTTGTTCTCCCACCCAGCAGACTATACTCCTGTCTGTACTACCGAACTTGGAGCTTTCTCCAACCTTAAACCGGAGTTTGATAAACGTGGTGTCAAGCTCATTGGATTGTCTACAGAAGGTGTTGACTCTCACAATGGATGGATCAAGGATATTGTTGAAGTTGAGACCAATGGTAAAGAATTTTCCTTCCCAATCATTGCCGATGGTAAGAAAGAAGTTGCTTACAAATACGATATGGTCACTGAAGAAGATTTCAAGAACCTTGGAGGTGAAAATAAGATGATTGCTACAATCAGATCGGTTTACATCATTGACCCAAGCAAGAAGGTTAGATTGATTATGACCTACCCAGCCAGTACCGGTAGAAACACCCAGGAAGTGTTGAGAGTAATTGATGCCTTGCAAACCAGTGATAAGAAGGGTGTTGCCACTCCAGTTGATTGGACTGTTGGAAAAGAGGTTATCATTCCACCAACTGTTAGTGATGAAGatgcaaaagcaaaatttgGCGACTTTAGAAAAGTCAAGCCATACTTGAGATACACTAAAGTTGATTAA